In one Umezawaea sp. Da 62-37 genomic region, the following are encoded:
- a CDS encoding PLP-dependent aminotransferase family protein: MDLHVSLDGRRDLTAQIYLQVRAAILDGLLRPGEALPPTRELAAALQVSRNTANAAYEKLAAEGFLTSRVGVGTFVSDLPFRGAREPEARPSPLRPRPMWDAMPDPPDLSAMTREFDFRPGMPDATHFPFATWRALLANQLRGSGTELGMYGEPMGHAGLREAIARHVGVSRAVRATAADVMVTAGVQQAVDLIARVVLEPGDVVAVEDPGYPPVKRLFQAMGVRLVGVPVDAEGLVVDELPEAARLVYTSPSHQFPLGHALSLSRRLALLEWAERADAVILEDDYDSEFRWTGRPVEPLHALDRTGRVVYVSSFSKVLLPTLRVGFCVAPPPLHSALRKAKHLADWHSSSPVQGALAEFIDNGLLAAHLRRMRRVYRTRRDRMSMAFDQDFADHLEPITSATGLHLTAYLRSDVPGEDAAITARAASSGVALHTMALCGVDRVPRQGFVFGYGLVQTGALDEGLARMRRAFA, translated from the coding sequence GTGGACCTGCATGTGAGCCTGGACGGGCGGCGCGACCTGACCGCCCAGATCTACCTGCAGGTCCGCGCCGCCATCCTGGACGGGCTGCTGCGGCCCGGTGAGGCGCTGCCGCCGACCAGGGAGCTGGCGGCGGCGCTCCAGGTCTCCCGCAACACCGCCAACGCGGCCTACGAGAAGCTGGCCGCCGAGGGCTTCCTCACCAGCCGGGTGGGCGTCGGCACGTTCGTCAGCGACCTGCCGTTCCGCGGCGCCCGCGAACCCGAGGCGCGCCCGTCGCCGCTGCGGCCGCGGCCGATGTGGGACGCCATGCCCGACCCGCCGGACCTGTCGGCGATGACCCGCGAGTTCGACTTCCGCCCCGGAATGCCGGACGCGACGCACTTCCCGTTCGCCACCTGGCGCGCGCTGCTCGCCAACCAGCTGCGCGGCTCGGGCACGGAACTCGGCATGTACGGCGAACCCATGGGGCACGCCGGGCTGCGGGAGGCGATCGCCCGGCACGTCGGCGTGTCCCGCGCGGTCCGGGCGACCGCGGCCGACGTGATGGTCACCGCGGGCGTGCAGCAGGCCGTCGACCTGATCGCCAGGGTCGTGCTCGAACCCGGTGACGTCGTGGCCGTGGAGGACCCCGGCTACCCGCCGGTGAAGCGGCTGTTCCAGGCGATGGGCGTGCGGCTGGTCGGCGTGCCGGTCGACGCCGAGGGCCTCGTGGTGGACGAACTGCCCGAAGCGGCGCGGCTGGTGTACACCAGCCCGTCGCACCAGTTCCCGCTCGGCCACGCCCTGTCCCTGTCCCGGCGGCTCGCGCTGCTGGAGTGGGCGGAACGGGCCGACGCGGTGATCCTGGAGGACGACTACGACAGCGAGTTCCGCTGGACGGGCCGCCCGGTGGAGCCCCTGCACGCGCTCGACCGGACCGGCCGGGTCGTGTACGTCAGCTCGTTCTCGAAGGTCCTGCTGCCCACGCTGCGGGTCGGGTTCTGCGTCGCTCCCCCGCCGCTGCACTCCGCGCTGCGCAAGGCCAAGCACCTCGCCGACTGGCACTCCTCCAGCCCCGTGCAGGGCGCGCTGGCCGAGTTCATCGACAACGGGCTGCTGGCCGCGCACCTGCGCCGGATGCGGCGCGTCTACCGGACCCGCCGCGACCGGATGTCCATGGCGTTCGACCAGGACTTCGCCGACCACCTGGAGCCCATCACGAGCGCGACCGGGCTGCACCTGACGGCGTACCTGCGGTCCGACGTGCCGGGCGAGGACGCGGCCATCACCGCCCGCGCGGCCTCGTCGGGCGTCGCGCTGCACACCATGGCGCTGTGCGGCGTGGACCGGGTGCCGCGCCAGGGGTTCGTGTTCGGCTACGGGCTCGTGCAGACCGGGGCCCTGGACGAGGGACTGGCCAGGATGCGCCGCGCGTTCGCGTGA
- a CDS encoding mycoredoxin encodes MSAAPATLTMYSTSWCGFCSSLKNQLKREGIEYVEVDIERTPGAADFVMSVNGGNQTVPTLHFPNGETLTNPSIAQVKSQLN; translated from the coding sequence ATGTCAGCTGCGCCCGCGACCCTGACGATGTACTCGACCTCATGGTGCGGCTTCTGCTCCAGCCTGAAGAACCAGCTGAAGCGCGAGGGCATCGAGTACGTCGAGGTGGACATCGAGCGGACCCCCGGTGCCGCCGACTTCGTGATGAGCGTCAACGGCGGGAACCAGACCGTGCCCACCCTGCACTTCCCCAACGGCGAGACCTTGACGAACCCCTCGATCGCCCAGGTCAAGTCGCAGTTGAACTGA
- a CDS encoding M35 family metallo-endopeptidase, giving the protein MKTLAAAVVTAFVVPLLVVGQVPANAAPPLHPTTAQQGQGKDPVSEPGRFSATLTANPRYRLGEPITLAFGLHNASDEDQSVLAWDTPLDNPDREVLDYLRVSGDTGDLPYQGRRIKRGDPDGSSYLLVRAGESLHSTIDVSTSYAITEPGTYTATLDTHLRDVITRTASAPAARALGEFTRADLPEVSTTFEVVAGGAPRLPVAATLPDEGQDAGPSDTRAAKDPAFKNGTDKQKTAVRKAHSTAWEYAGNAEAELPVPAPDTTPKRYTTWFGAYRAARYETVSDHFTRIRKHLANTKITYDLKSPSCEDSYYAFVYSSRPTEVYLCPQFWNAPATGTDSKAGTIVHELSHFTVNGGTEDIRYGQAGCRELAEEHPDQAVRNADSHEYFAESIPLV; this is encoded by the coding sequence GTGAAAACCTTGGCTGCCGCAGTAGTGACGGCGTTCGTCGTTCCGCTCCTGGTGGTCGGGCAGGTGCCCGCGAACGCGGCACCACCTCTCCACCCGACCACCGCGCAACAAGGACAAGGCAAGGATCCGGTGAGCGAACCCGGCCGGTTCTCGGCGACCCTGACGGCGAACCCCCGGTACCGCCTCGGCGAGCCGATCACGCTCGCGTTCGGCCTGCACAACGCGTCCGATGAGGACCAGTCCGTGCTGGCGTGGGACACCCCGCTGGACAACCCCGACCGGGAGGTGCTCGACTACCTCCGGGTCAGCGGCGACACCGGCGACCTGCCCTACCAGGGCAGGAGGATCAAGCGCGGTGACCCGGACGGGTCGTCCTACCTGCTGGTCAGGGCCGGGGAGTCGCTGCACTCGACGATCGACGTGTCGACCTCCTACGCGATCACCGAGCCGGGCACCTACACGGCCACGCTGGACACCCACCTCCGGGACGTGATCACCCGCACCGCCTCGGCACCGGCCGCGCGCGCCCTCGGGGAGTTCACGAGGGCCGATCTGCCCGAGGTGTCGACGACCTTCGAGGTCGTGGCCGGGGGCGCGCCGCGACTGCCCGTGGCCGCCACCCTCCCGGACGAGGGGCAGGACGCGGGGCCGTCCGACACCCGCGCGGCCAAGGACCCCGCCTTCAAGAACGGGACCGACAAGCAGAAGACGGCGGTCAGGAAGGCGCACAGCACGGCGTGGGAGTACGCGGGCAACGCCGAGGCCGAACTGCCGGTCCCCGCGCCCGACACGACGCCGAAGCGGTACACCACGTGGTTCGGCGCCTACCGCGCGGCGCGCTACGAGACGGTCTCGGACCACTTCACCAGGATCAGGAAGCACCTGGCGAACACGAAGATCACCTACGACCTGAAGTCCCCGTCCTGCGAGGACTCCTACTACGCCTTCGTGTACTCCTCCCGGCCGACCGAGGTGTACCTCTGCCCGCAGTTCTGGAACGCCCCGGCGACCGGCACGGACTCCAAGGCGGGCACGATCGTCCACGAGCTGAGCCACTTCACCGTCAACGGCGGCACCGAGGACATCCGGTACGGGCAGGCCGGCTGCCGGGAACTGGCCGAGGAGCACCCCGACCAGGCCGTGCGCAACGCCGACAGCCACGAGTACTTCGCGGAGTCCATCCCGCTCGTCTGA
- a CDS encoding GH92 family glycosyl hydrolase, protein MRSRRTRVAAVLAGALVAGVLATPPASAAPEDDPTTLVNPFVGTQNSGNTFPGASAPFGMVQVSPDTGGQGGYDYQQGTIYGFSQTHLSGVGCGVAGELPMMPTTGAVGSVDPNVYKSPYSHSDEEAAPGYYRVGLSKYGVDSELTATARTGWQRHTFPATGAANILFNTGKANQNVFDSEVHVVGDRTVEGRVRAGQFCAGHDEHTVYFTATFDRPFASFGTWRGSTTTGGNRDAAGTGGNGAWVTFDANADRDVVVKVGLSYTGAEGARKNLAAETTDYDFDAVRQRLHDSWVGQLGSIKIGGGTTERRTAFYTALYHSLLHPNVAGDVDGRYVGFDGAVHTADGYTPYQNFSLWDTYRPQNQLLEMLRPEVARDVALSLVASGRDGGWLPRWALANSETNIMTGDPVTPFLVEAWSKGLLAGHEEEAYALLRENATSLPPADSPYNGRSGVEYYNDRGYIPSGLTVGTDCAHKGGDNDCVHPASATLEYSAADAALALMAKGLGHAADATTFAGRGQWYRNLWDSSISQFRPRTKEGTWLAPYDPVEASHQFHEGGAYQYQWLVPQDPKGLVALMGGKTATEKRLDDFFVYDKLLTDPAGTARTDWITQPYDYYGKPTYNPNNEPDLLAPYVYLWAGAPAKTATVVRAAMTLFTTGADGMTGNDDLGTMSAWYVFSSLGMYPTMSGGDFMALSSPQFESATVHIGSYASSQGGTLTVTAPGVSDANRYVRSLKFNGANQTKTWLDWKSLARGGTLAHQVGSTPSSWGTQAGAEPPSINSAPADGREHVDASLRPASVIVPTKAAAQTVTLNLDVLGQSPGTLSVPLKVVVPQGWGVTVQRSPLLIESKRLPVQKTVTVPVTVPANTPAGTYRVQATAGTVTRTTTVEIKTAGNCATVVDGQCAVDLSRERNHDGAATVAESAQGNFDGGGWSYDGALLPAAGKVVWGGVTYSTPDPTGTADNFVETRGQAVLLPQGNYTSAKLVAASHNGPVTVALTVRYSDGSSAEVPVTVGDWAGSTPPGSTVVLDMPHRIKAGQGVDGPPVRLFGQALPVDRAKVLQSVTLPNDPRVEVYALTLV, encoded by the coding sequence GTGCGCAGCAGACGAACCCGTGTCGCGGCGGTGCTCGCGGGAGCGCTAGTGGCGGGAGTGCTCGCCACTCCGCCCGCGTCGGCGGCGCCCGAGGACGACCCGACGACGCTGGTGAACCCGTTCGTCGGGACGCAGAACTCCGGCAACACCTTCCCCGGCGCGAGCGCGCCGTTCGGGATGGTGCAGGTCAGCCCGGACACCGGCGGCCAGGGCGGGTACGACTACCAGCAGGGCACGATCTACGGGTTCAGCCAGACGCACCTGTCCGGCGTCGGCTGCGGGGTCGCGGGCGAGCTGCCGATGATGCCCACCACCGGCGCGGTGGGCAGCGTCGACCCCAACGTCTACAAGTCCCCGTACTCGCACTCCGACGAGGAGGCCGCGCCCGGCTACTACCGGGTCGGGCTGTCGAAGTACGGCGTCGACTCCGAACTCACCGCGACCGCGCGGACCGGCTGGCAGCGGCACACCTTCCCGGCCACCGGCGCGGCGAACATCCTCTTCAACACCGGCAAGGCCAACCAGAACGTGTTCGACTCCGAGGTGCACGTCGTCGGCGACCGGACGGTCGAGGGGCGCGTCCGGGCGGGCCAGTTCTGCGCGGGCCACGACGAGCACACGGTGTACTTCACGGCCACGTTCGACCGGCCGTTCGCCTCGTTCGGCACCTGGCGCGGGTCCACGACCACCGGCGGCAACCGGGACGCCGCGGGCACCGGCGGCAACGGCGCGTGGGTCACGTTCGACGCCAACGCCGACCGCGACGTCGTGGTGAAGGTGGGGCTGTCCTACACCGGCGCCGAGGGCGCGCGGAAGAACCTCGCCGCCGAGACGACCGACTACGACTTCGACGCCGTGCGGCAGCGCCTGCACGACTCCTGGGTCGGGCAGCTCGGCTCCATCAAGATCGGCGGCGGCACCACCGAGCGGCGGACCGCGTTCTACACCGCGCTCTACCACTCGCTGCTGCACCCGAACGTCGCCGGTGACGTGGACGGCCGGTACGTCGGCTTCGACGGGGCCGTGCACACCGCCGACGGGTACACGCCGTACCAGAACTTCTCGCTGTGGGACACCTACCGGCCGCAGAACCAGCTGCTGGAGATGCTGCGCCCCGAGGTGGCACGCGACGTCGCGCTGTCGCTGGTGGCCAGCGGACGCGACGGCGGGTGGCTGCCGCGCTGGGCGCTCGCGAACAGCGAGACCAACATCATGACCGGCGACCCGGTCACGCCGTTCCTCGTGGAGGCCTGGTCCAAGGGGCTGCTGGCCGGGCACGAGGAGGAGGCGTACGCGCTGCTGCGCGAGAACGCGACCAGCCTGCCGCCGGCGGACTCGCCGTACAACGGGCGTTCCGGCGTCGAGTACTACAACGACCGCGGCTACATCCCGTCCGGCCTGACCGTCGGCACGGACTGCGCGCACAAGGGCGGCGACAACGACTGCGTGCACCCGGCGTCGGCCACGTTGGAGTACTCCGCCGCCGACGCGGCGCTGGCGCTGATGGCCAAGGGCCTCGGGCACGCCGCGGACGCGACCACGTTCGCGGGCCGCGGCCAGTGGTACCGCAACCTGTGGGACTCCTCGATCTCGCAGTTCCGGCCGCGCACCAAGGAGGGCACCTGGTTGGCGCCCTACGACCCGGTGGAGGCCTCGCACCAGTTCCACGAGGGCGGCGCCTACCAGTACCAGTGGCTCGTCCCGCAGGACCCCAAGGGCCTCGTCGCGCTGATGGGCGGCAAGACGGCGACCGAGAAGCGGCTGGACGACTTCTTCGTCTACGACAAGCTGCTCACCGACCCGGCGGGCACCGCGCGGACCGACTGGATCACCCAGCCCTACGACTACTACGGCAAGCCCACGTACAACCCGAACAACGAGCCCGACCTGCTCGCGCCGTACGTGTACCTGTGGGCGGGCGCGCCCGCCAAGACCGCGACCGTCGTGCGGGCCGCGATGACGCTGTTCACCACCGGCGCGGACGGCATGACCGGCAACGACGACCTGGGCACGATGTCGGCCTGGTACGTGTTCTCCTCGCTCGGGATGTACCCGACGATGAGCGGCGGCGACTTCATGGCGCTGTCCAGCCCGCAGTTCGAGTCGGCGACCGTCCACATCGGATCGTACGCGTCGTCGCAGGGCGGCACGCTCACCGTGACCGCGCCCGGCGTCAGCGACGCCAACCGGTACGTGCGGAGCCTGAAGTTCAACGGTGCCAACCAGACGAAGACCTGGCTGGACTGGAAGTCGCTCGCCCGCGGCGGCACGCTCGCCCACCAGGTCGGCTCCACGCCCTCCTCGTGGGGCACGCAGGCCGGTGCCGAGCCGCCGTCGATCAACTCCGCGCCCGCCGACGGCCGCGAGCACGTGGACGCCTCGCTGCGGCCCGCGTCGGTGATCGTGCCGACCAAGGCGGCGGCGCAGACCGTGACGCTGAACCTCGACGTGCTGGGCCAGTCCCCCGGCACGCTCTCGGTGCCGCTGAAGGTGGTCGTGCCCCAGGGCTGGGGCGTGACGGTGCAGCGCTCGCCGCTGCTGATCGAGTCGAAGCGGCTGCCGGTGCAGAAGACCGTCACCGTGCCGGTCACCGTGCCCGCGAACACCCCCGCCGGTACGTACCGGGTGCAGGCCACGGCCGGCACCGTCACCAGGACGACCACCGTCGAGATCAAGACGGCGGGCAACTGCGCGACCGTGGTCGACGGGCAGTGCGCGGTCGACCTGTCCCGCGAGCGCAACCACGACGGCGCGGCGACGGTCGCCGAGTCGGCGCAGGGGAACTTCGACGGCGGCGGCTGGAGCTACGACGGCGCGCTGCTGCCCGCGGCGGGCAAGGTCGTGTGGGGCGGCGTGACCTACTCGACGCCGGACCCCACGGGCACGGCGGACAACTTCGTCGAGACCCGCGGCCAGGCGGTGCTGCTGCCGCAGGGCAACTACACCAGCGCCAAGCTGGTCGCGGCCTCGCACAACGGGCCGGTGACGGTGGCGCTGACCGTGCGGTACTCCGACGGCAGCAGCGCCGAGGTGCCGGTCACCGTCGGCGACTGGGCCGGGTCGACCCCGCCGGGCAGCACGGTCGTGCTCGACATGCCGCACCGGATCAAGGCCGGTCAGGGTGTCGACGGGCCGCCGGTGCGGCTGTTCGGGCAGGCGCTGCCCGTGGACCGCGCCAAGGTGCTCCAGTCGGTCACCCTGCCCAACGACCCCCGTGTCGAGGTGTACGCCTTGACGCTGGTCTGA
- a CDS encoding NAD(P)/FAD-dependent oxidoreductase — translation MNSPAPTRARISVIGAGPGGLTCARILQRHGIAVTVHDRDPDRDARDQGGTLDLHADDGQLALREAGLIDRFFQLARPEGQEMRQMDPTGKVIFHSVPDADDLFKPEIDRGQLRTMLLDSLEPGTVRWGRSLDSVDGPEDGPRLLRFTDGTTVEADLVIGADGAFSKVRRAVSPATPGYTGVSFLEAWFSDVEDRHPEIAELVGAGSAAAADGDRGVFAQRNSGDHIRVYVMRRVPVDWIAATGLTIGDTDGIRAHLLDEYAHWAPELRRFLTDNDGPYVDRPLFTLPSPHTWDHRPTATLLGDAAHLMPPVGIGVNLAMLDAHDLALALAHADTVAEAVHAYEQVMLPRSAEMAKLTEGAAEFLLSGDIPEFGYGETATA, via the coding sequence ATGAACTCACCAGCACCCACCCGCGCCAGGATCAGCGTCATCGGCGCGGGACCCGGCGGACTGACCTGCGCCCGCATCCTCCAACGGCACGGCATCGCGGTGACCGTCCACGACCGCGACCCCGACCGGGACGCCCGCGACCAGGGCGGCACCCTCGACCTGCACGCCGACGACGGCCAGCTCGCCCTGCGCGAAGCGGGCCTGATCGACCGGTTCTTCCAGCTGGCGCGCCCGGAGGGTCAGGAGATGCGCCAGATGGACCCGACCGGGAAGGTCATCTTCCACAGCGTCCCGGACGCCGACGACCTCTTCAAACCGGAGATCGACCGCGGCCAACTGCGCACCATGCTGCTCGACTCGCTGGAACCCGGAACCGTGCGCTGGGGCCGGTCCCTCGACTCGGTCGACGGCCCCGAGGACGGGCCGCGGCTGCTCCGCTTCACCGACGGCACGACCGTCGAGGCCGACCTGGTGATCGGCGCCGACGGCGCGTTCTCCAAGGTGCGCCGCGCCGTCTCGCCCGCCACGCCCGGCTACACCGGCGTGAGCTTCCTGGAGGCCTGGTTCAGCGACGTCGAGGACCGGCACCCCGAGATCGCCGAACTGGTCGGCGCGGGCAGCGCCGCCGCGGCCGACGGCGACCGCGGCGTGTTCGCGCAGCGCAACAGCGGCGACCACATCCGGGTCTACGTCATGCGGCGCGTCCCGGTCGACTGGATCGCCGCGACCGGCCTGACCATCGGCGACACCGACGGCATCCGCGCCCACCTGCTCGACGAGTACGCCCACTGGGCTCCCGAACTGCGCAGGTTCCTCACCGACAACGACGGCCCCTACGTCGACCGCCCGCTGTTCACCCTGCCCTCACCCCACACCTGGGACCACCGGCCAACCGCCACCCTCCTCGGCGACGCCGCCCACCTCATGCCCCCGGTCGGCATCGGCGTCAACCTCGCCATGCTCGACGCCCACGACCTCGCACTGGCCTTGGCGCACGCGGACACCGTCGCCGAGGCCGTCCACGCCTACGAGCAGGTCATGCTCCCCCGCTCCGCCGAGATGGCCAAGCTGACCGAGGGCGCCGCCGAATTCCTGCTCTCCGGCGACATCCCCGAATTCGGCTACGGGGAAACCGCGACCGCGTGA
- the recQ gene encoding DNA helicase RecQ — protein MVTPDIGTDPSEARQVLHRVFGYDAFRGSQQDVIEHVVAGGDALVLMPTGGGKSLCYQIPALVRAGVGVVISPLIALMQDQVDALRNVGVRAGFLNSTQNPDERSMVESEFLAGEIDLLYLAPERLRLESTMRLLDRGKVSLFAIDEAHCVAQWGHDFRPDYLALSALHERWPDVPRIALTATATEATHAEIATRLNLKEARHFVASFDRPNIQYRIEPKNEPKRQLLDLLKTEHAGDAGIVYCLSRASVEKTADFLVQNGIPALPYHAGLDSRVRSTNQSRFLREDGLVMVATIAFGMGIDKPDVRFVAHLDLPKSVEGYYQETGRAGRDGLPSTAWLAYGLQDVVQQRKMIDTSEGDQAHRRMLGKHLDAMLSLCEAVDCRRTRLLAYFGQEGTPCGNCDTCLSPPESWDGTIPAQKLLSTVYRLHNERRQKFGAGQVIDILLGKKTAKVIQFDHDSLTVFGIGADLRETEWRGVVRQLLAQGLLAVEGDYGTLVLTESSAEVLGRKREVLLRREPEKARASRPAKTSKAAAAVVDLPAEAVPVFERLRAWRGATAKEQGVPAYVVFHDATLRQVATLGPSTLEELGTVNGVGENKLAKYGQGILDALAE, from the coding sequence ATGGTGACCCCCGACATCGGAACCGATCCGAGCGAAGCCCGGCAGGTGCTGCACCGGGTGTTCGGCTACGACGCGTTCCGCGGCAGCCAGCAGGACGTCATCGAGCACGTGGTGGCGGGCGGCGACGCGCTGGTCCTGATGCCGACAGGCGGCGGCAAGTCCCTCTGCTACCAGATCCCCGCGCTGGTCAGGGCGGGTGTCGGTGTGGTCATCTCGCCCCTGATCGCGCTCATGCAGGACCAGGTCGACGCCCTGCGCAACGTGGGCGTGCGCGCGGGCTTCCTGAACTCCACGCAGAACCCGGACGAGCGCAGCATGGTCGAGTCCGAGTTCCTCGCGGGCGAGATCGACCTGCTGTACCTGGCGCCGGAACGGCTGCGCCTGGAATCCACCATGCGCCTGCTCGACCGCGGCAAGGTGTCGCTGTTCGCGATCGACGAGGCGCACTGCGTCGCCCAGTGGGGCCACGACTTCCGCCCGGACTACCTGGCGCTCTCGGCCCTGCACGAGCGCTGGCCGGACGTGCCGCGCATCGCGTTGACGGCGACGGCGACCGAGGCCACGCACGCGGAGATCGCGACCAGGCTGAACCTCAAGGAGGCCCGGCACTTCGTCGCCAGCTTCGACCGCCCGAACATCCAGTACCGCATCGAGCCCAAGAACGAGCCGAAGCGGCAGCTGCTCGACCTGCTCAAGACGGAGCACGCGGGCGACGCGGGCATCGTCTACTGCCTGTCCCGCGCGTCGGTGGAGAAGACCGCGGACTTCCTGGTGCAGAACGGGATCCCGGCGCTGCCCTACCACGCCGGGCTGGACTCGCGGGTGCGCTCGACCAACCAGTCCCGCTTCCTGCGCGAGGACGGGCTCGTGATGGTCGCGACCATCGCGTTCGGCATGGGCATCGACAAGCCGGACGTCCGGTTCGTCGCCCACCTCGACCTGCCGAAGTCCGTCGAGGGCTACTACCAGGAGACCGGCCGCGCGGGCCGCGACGGCCTGCCGTCCACGGCCTGGCTGGCCTACGGGCTCCAGGACGTGGTGCAGCAGCGGAAGATGATCGACACCTCCGAGGGCGACCAGGCGCACCGGCGGATGCTCGGCAAGCACCTCGACGCGATGCTCTCGCTCTGCGAGGCGGTCGACTGCCGCCGCACCCGCCTGCTCGCCTACTTCGGCCAGGAGGGCACGCCCTGCGGCAACTGCGACACGTGCCTGTCACCGCCCGAGTCGTGGGACGGCACCATCCCCGCGCAGAAGCTGCTGTCCACGGTGTACCGGCTCCACAACGAGCGCAGGCAGAAGTTCGGCGCGGGCCAGGTGATCGACATCCTGCTGGGGAAGAAGACCGCCAAGGTCATCCAGTTCGACCACGACTCGCTGACCGTCTTCGGCATCGGCGCGGACCTCCGCGAGACCGAGTGGCGCGGGGTGGTGCGGCAGCTGCTGGCGCAGGGGCTGCTGGCCGTCGAGGGCGACTACGGGACCCTGGTGCTGACCGAGTCGAGCGCCGAGGTGCTGGGCCGCAAGCGCGAAGTGCTGCTGCGCCGCGAGCCGGAGAAGGCGCGCGCGTCCCGCCCCGCGAAGACTTCGAAGGCCGCCGCCGCGGTGGTGGACCTGCCCGCCGAGGCCGTGCCGGTGTTCGAGCGGCTGCGGGCCTGGAGGGGCGCGACGGCGAAGGAGCAGGGCGTGCCCGCCTACGTGGTGTTCCACGACGCGACGCTGCGTCAGGTGGCCACGCTGGGTCCGTCGACGTTGGAGGAGTTGGGCACGGTGAACGGGGTGGGGGAGAACAAGCTCGCCAAGTACGGGCAGGGGATCCTGGACGCGTTGGCGGAGTGA
- a CDS encoding TetR/AcrR family transcriptional regulator: MTQPPVGRRERKKAATRQAIADAALRLFLERGYDQVGIRDVADAADVSTTTLFKHFTGKEALVFDQDGDQEAGLVAAVRDRADGQGLVDALREHVLATWLPLAADPQLSEFAALVDSTPVLREYSERMWTRHTDALGAAIADEVGVDHDDLACATLARFVLEVPALTRGREDRRAAVETVFDVLARGWTPPER; encoded by the coding sequence ATGACCCAGCCCCCAGTCGGCCGCCGCGAACGCAAGAAGGCCGCCACCCGGCAGGCCATCGCCGACGCCGCCCTCCGGCTCTTCCTCGAACGCGGCTACGACCAGGTGGGCATCCGGGACGTCGCCGACGCGGCGGACGTGTCGACCACGACGCTGTTCAAGCACTTCACCGGCAAGGAGGCCCTGGTGTTCGACCAGGACGGGGACCAGGAGGCGGGGCTGGTCGCGGCGGTGCGCGACCGGGCCGACGGGCAGGGCCTCGTCGACGCCCTCCGCGAGCACGTCCTGGCCACCTGGCTGCCGCTGGCCGCGGATCCGCAGCTGTCGGAGTTCGCCGCTCTGGTGGACTCGACCCCGGTCCTGCGCGAGTACTCCGAACGCATGTGGACCCGGCACACCGACGCGCTCGGCGCCGCCATCGCCGACGAGGTCGGCGTGGACCACGACGACCTGGCGTGCGCCACCCTCGCCCGGTTCGTGCTCGAGGTGCCCGCCCTCACCAGGGGCAGGGAGGACCGCCGTGCCGCGGTCGAGACCGTCTTCGACGTCCTCGCCCGCGGCTGGACGCCGCCCGAGCGCTGA
- a CDS encoding VOC family protein, whose protein sequence is MAVRLNHTIVSARNARASAEFLASVMGLPAPTPFGPFIAVRTDGDTTLDFMDVRGDITPQHYAFLVDEDDFDAIFGRVREFGVTYWSDHGHRGEGRINTRDGGRGVYFDDPDGHALEIITKPYGGGA, encoded by the coding sequence ATGGCAGTGCGGTTGAACCACACGATCGTGTCGGCCCGGAACGCGCGGGCCTCCGCGGAGTTCCTGGCGTCGGTGATGGGCCTGCCCGCGCCGACGCCGTTCGGTCCCTTCATCGCGGTGCGGACCGACGGGGACACGACGCTCGACTTCATGGACGTGCGCGGGGACATCACCCCGCAGCACTACGCGTTCCTCGTCGACGAGGACGACTTCGACGCGATCTTCGGGCGCGTCCGGGAGTTCGGCGTCACCTACTGGTCCGACCACGGCCACCGCGGCGAGGGGCGGATCAACACCCGCGACGGCGGCCGGGGCGTGTACTTCGACGACCCCGACGGGCATGCGCTGGAGATCATCACCAAGCCATACGGCGGCGGCGCGTGA